A stretch of Ipomoea triloba cultivar NCNSP0323 chromosome 13, ASM357664v1 DNA encodes these proteins:
- the LOC116001084 gene encoding uncharacterized protein LOC116001084 codes for MPVFEKLNLVKSVTTKRSYPPIAIKEFYANLMMTIKEARSSQFERVCLRGNEYNFNTPTINLYLGIDANDIEDPVLGANTITKVITGGTYSYWPAETNMLPAKSLTTKYAILHKIAMTNWMPNEHRGGLNFPMATLIYKVGKGIPVDLGDIIFKHVASFRKPESKESKVKLPFPCTIYGVLRTQGFKPEQNEPMETPQVRMIDDRLKQGSHVLDIFPEHGSSSAPTLNLNALFTSKLTTQHLDRSIKDLNTIIQILVEKRTVEMQLREQLRIRDPSTY; via the coding sequence ATGCCGGTATTTGAGAAATTGAATCTAGTCAAGTCTGTGACAACCAAGAGAAGCTATCCACCTATTGCCATAAAAGAATTCTATGCAAACTTGATGATGACCATCAAGGAGGCTCGATCATCACAATTTGAGCGTGTATGTCTGAGAGGAAATGAATACAATTTCAACACTCCCACCATCAACTTGTATCTGGGCATTGATGCAAATGATATTGAGGATCCAGTTCTTGGGGCAAACACCATCACTAAGGTCATTACAGGAGGAACATATAGCTATTGGCCTGCTGAAACCAACATGTTGCCTGCCAAATCCTTGACAACAAAGTATGCAATTCTGCATAAAATCGCCATGACAAACTGGATGCCAAATGAACACAGAGGAGGACTAAATTTCCCCATGGCTACTCTGATATACAAAGTAGGAAAAGGTATACCCGTTGACTTAGGTGACATAATCTTCAAACATGTGGCATCTTTTAGGAAACCAGAATCAAAGGAAAGCAAAGTGAAGCTGCCTTTTCCTTGTACAATCTATGGAGTACTGCGCACACAAGGATTCAAACCAGAGCAAAATGAGCCTATGGAAACCCCTCAAGTCAGAATGATTGATGATAGACTCAAACAAGGATCACATGTGCTTGACATTTTTCCCGAACATGGAAGCAGCTCGGCCCCAACCTTGAACCTTAATGCCCTATTTACCAGCAAACTCACAACCCAGCATCTTGACAGAAGCATCAAAGATCTCAATACAATCATTCAAATACTTGTTGAGAAGAGAACAGTTGAGATGCAACTGCGCGAACAATTGAGAATTAGAGATCCTTCCACCTACTGA